The Anderseniella sp. Alg231-50 genome segment CCACATTGGCGGCACTGTGCACATCTGGGCTTACCTGTTTGCCGCCGCCATTGCTGCAGCCGCCCTAACCAGCCGCGACCTGAGAGCCTCGCCGCGCTTCATGATGGCCGGCCTTATCGTCGGTGCCGCCATTGTCGCCGGGTGGTTCGTCACCGGCTACATGGCCAACGATCCGTTTGACCCGCACCGACTGGAATCATTCACCTTCACCGGCCCGCCGGGGGATACGTTAGTCTATGTCATGACGGCAACCGGGGCATCGCTGCAATTCGGTATCGGTGCCGTAACCGGTGTAATACTCGGGGCCACCCTTACAACCCTGGTGCAACGGCATTTTCGCTGGGAAGCATGTGACGATGCCCGTGAAATGCGCCGGCAGATCCTTGGTGGCGCGCTGATGGGCTTTGGCGGGGTAACCGCCGTTGGCTGCACCGTCGGACAAGGTCTGTCGGCTGCTTCACTGCTGGCCTTCACCGCACCTGTGGCCCTTGCGGCCATGTTCTGTGGAGCCTGGCTCGGCCTGCAGATACTGGTCTACGGATCGGTGCGCGAGGTCCTGCAGGACACGGTCAACTGGCTGATGCGAAAACAGCCGGACGTTTGATCTGCGGCCGGTTCCGGCAAGGTTCACTCAGCAGCTTGAAAGCCCGATGCAACAACGTCTTCAGTGCGCGAAGCCCGCAACCGCATCATGCCGTAACCGCCTGCGGCAATCGCCAGTACTGCAATAACCGAAGACAGCGATGCCGTGCTGATGCCTGACAGACCCTGACCTATGGAACAGCCCAGTGCCGTGACGCCGCCGAAACCCATCAGCAACCCGCCCGCCAGATACCGGGCCAGAGAATTTTCCGCCGTGAAACCTGTGAGGCTGAAACGGCGGCCCGCCAGGGCGCTGACAAGCGCACCTGCCAGCACGCCGCCCAGCAGGGCGACGGAGAAGCGGATGGTGTCACCGGTAAAGATCATCAGATACTGGATGGTCTCACCAGCAGGTGCCACGAAGCTGAGGGAGGCAAGCTGCGTGGGATCGAAATCATCGGCGCCAACAATGCCGGTCACGGCCCAGCCTGCGACAACTACCAGACCGACCAAGGCTCCGGTCACCACACCTTTCAGGCCCGACTTGCGGACCAGTAAAGCCAGCAAGACAACCAGCACGACCGCGATACCTGCAGCTACTGACAAAGACGATACGGCACCGGTTTCATATACCTGCGCCGGTGCTGCCTCCAGCGACCAGGCGCTTTCCAGCCAGATACGCGGATATGAAAGAATACCCCGCAAAGTGGCATATCCGGCGATACCGGTGACCAGCAGGGTAACGATGGAGCGGCCATTGCCCGATGCCGCCAGCACCAGCAGCCTGGACACACAACCACCGGCCAGCACCATGCCGGCACCAAACAGAAGGCCACCGGCGACCAGCGCGACAGGACGGATCGGCACCGACCAGTAAATCGACTGGGCAAGATCAATGTTCTGAGAAACGAACAACGCCTGCGTCCCAACCAATGCCACAAGCACGGCAGCAAGATATTGCTTTGAACGCGGATGGCTGTTGGCCGCCGCTTTTGATCGCTCACTGCCAGGCGCCCATTCCGCAAGTGCGGCTCGCGCGCAATATCTGCTGAATTCAGCGATTATGCCAAACAACACACCAATGGCAAAGGCACCCCACACCACCAGTGTGGCTGTGCCGTATTCTTCACGTAAAAGGTCTAGCTGCTCAATCATCGGACCACTCCTGAGACTATCGCCGTGCTAACACATGCATATATTCAGAAGTGTTCTTTATATCAAACGATGTGTTCGTTCAAGCCCTCAAGCGATGGTTGCGCTATTCGAACTCCATCTGCTGAAACACCCGGCCCGCATTGCGCGTGGCAAGTTCATCGAACGTATGCAGGTGTTTGTACGGCGACTGGTCCACGTAAAAAGCTTTGTCCAGCCCGCCGCCTGCATCAATGTGGTCTTTGATCTTGCCGCGCAGGTAGATCAGATAGTCACGGGTATAGCGGCGAACCTGGGCCATGTTGGTCGGGTGGCCATGGCCCGGAATAACATAGACAGCGCCGAGTTTTTCGAATTCATTTTCCCAGGTTTCCAGCCAGGCCGCCGTGTCGGTGTCGTCGAAGATCGGCAACAGCCTCTCGTGGAACGCCATGTCACCGGCAATCACCAGTTTTTCCTCAGGCAGCCACACCTGGGTGTCGCCGGCACTGTGGGCGGGGCCAAGATGCAAAACCTCGACCTTCATCGACCCCATCGACACATCCTTCTTGTCAGAGAAGGTTTCGTCGGGTTCCTTCACACAGGTCTTGTCCGCGCGATCCTTCAACCGCTGCTTGGCGGCTTCCAGTATCTGGTGACCGTTTGTCGTGAATTCCTCCGCCGCATCTTCATGAGCCAGTATCTTGACCCCCTGCCCGGCCCAGTAGCAGTTACCAAGTGCTGCGTGGCCCTGGCCGTTTTCATCAATGACCAGCTTGACCGGCTGGTCGGTCACAGTCTTGATCTCGGTGTGCAGGGCTTCTGCAAGCCCGTAGCTGCCGCCGCCATTGATGACGATCACGCCATCACCCGTCACCAGAAAACTCAGATTGTTGTTGTGTCCGGCATTGTCATAACCGGGAGGCGCGGTTGCCCCGATTGACGTCCAGACATTCGGCATCACCTCCACCGGTTTCGAATACAGCAGGGATGCGGGATACTGATCCGGAATATTCTGGTCAGCGTGCGCCGTGAGCGGAAACAGGCACAAGGCAAGCATGGCAATGGTTTTTCGGATGACATTCATGGTCAGGTATTCTCCGTTACGATGCGACATAAGCAAAGGCAGAGCCTTTGCGTTCGACATAGCCGGTGCCGGGATGCGGCAGGTGATAACCGATGATCTGCATTTTCTCCGCAGCCATCCGATCCAGCAGCATCTTGCGCGCCTTGACGCCCTGCGCCGCGTCGCTGTCTGTGCCCATCTGCCAATCCGGATTTGAGAACGAGTATAACGGGTTGGTGATGACATCGCCGATGACCATCACGCTGTCGCTGCCCTGCTGGATATGAAAGGATGTGTGCCCCGGTGTATGGCCTGCCGTATCGACCGCTGCGATGCCGGGCAGAACTTCCTCACCCGCCTTGAATTTGGAGCACTTGTCTTCAATGGCCGCCATATTGCGCCGCGCACCAACAGCAAACGACTGCCTGTTTTCAGGCACCTTGTTGACGGTTTCCGGGTTGAACCAGTAATCCCATTCCGGTGCCGACATCAGGTACTCGGCATTGCCGAACGCCAGTTCGTCGAAGTCGTCCAGCACGCCCCAGATATGGTCGGGATGGGCATGGGTGAACACAACATGGGTCACGTCATCCGCCGCGATACCTGCAGTCTCCAGCGCCTCGCCCAGCTTGCCGGCACTTGGCATGAAGTTCGGCCCGGACCCGACATCAAACAGCACCGTCCGGTCGCCATCCCGGTACAGCGTCAGATTGAGCGATGAGCGAACCACATCCTTGGGAAGGTTGTTGGCCGCCAGGAAAGTTGCCCGTTCAGCTTCCGGAACACGTCCCAGTATCATGCCGGTCGGCAGCTCAAGATGACCGTCGCTGACAATATCGACGGTCCCCTGGCCAACCGGGAATGAGGCTTTCGAAAACACCGGCGTGTGCAACGCAGGCAGTGCCACACCGGCGGCAAAGGTTGTGGCCAGGAACTCTCGACGATCAAGCATGATTCAGACTCCAAACATATAAATTTATGAATATGTTATCCGCCCTTGATGGCAATTGCTAGGGCATCATGCTGAAATTGTCAGATAACGGGATAGCCGCAGTTCACTGACCTGTCCGGCTTTCCAGTTCACTGGCAAAACCATCTATATCATCAGTGAACTTTCCCGCCGAGACCTGAGCGCTGCTGAACGTCAGACTTGCTTCAACCGGCACCGGCAGCATCGCCGCGAGTTCATCGATACAGGTTTGTGGCGGCGAATGGCCACCGTGGGTCAGGAAAACCGCGACCCGCGCGGGAAGGTCAGGCTTGCGGGCAAGCAATGCCCTGACCGGCAATGCGGGATGACTTGTCCACACCGGTGTCCCGATCAGCACCAGGTCATATTGTTCAGCGGCAAATTCCGCCATCTCGATTTCAGGCAGGTTGCCTCGGACACTGTCATAACCTGCCTGCAGGTACCGCAGCAGACCGCCTGTGTATCTGTCGCAGCCGATTTCGCGCTTGTCAGCGTCCAGCCGGTTGGCCAATGCACTGGCAATAGTGGCCGTGGTCCCGGTGCGGGAGTAGTAGATAATCAATGTACGCAACTTGATGGTTCCTTTGTTTGAACAAAGTGGCGAACAACCGTTTGCCGCTAGACAATCACCTCATCAACCGGCCGTCGAAGTGACCTGGGCATCGCAGGCGCATAGCCATAGCGGACCACAAGGTCTGCCCGCTTGCCTGCAATACCCAGTAACTGCGCGAACTCAGCCCGGACAGCAGGCACGTCGACAAGCTGGTTGACAAAAGCATGCCTGATGCCAAGCGCCGTCGCCTGCAGCGCAAAACGCTGGTAACAGCGCCCTGACTGTACCCAGTGAGCCTTGTCATCTTTCTCGGTCACGAAAACTGCTAGGCCTGAAGACGACCTGACCTGCTTGGCCAGCTTGTCGTTTTCGGAGTCCGCCGAGAACAGCAGATCAAACATGATGCGCCCCAGAAATGGCGGCAGTGATGGATTGCCGGTGCACGCACTGTACAACCCGTCCCGGGTTTCGGCCGCCTGTGAGCCATTGAAGCGAAGCCAGTGTTTCAGTTCCTCAGCAAATTTCGCATCATTGACCTGAACGGTATTTGCTGTGATGGCCAGCGCCAGCAACTGCTCAATCCTGTCCCGGTCAGGAATGATGATCAGCCTGCACCCTTGCATTCCGGCTGCCTTTTCCAGTTGCCTGATGTCGTCTTGCCCGACCTGCCGGCCATCATATTCGGAGCGCGTGCACTGCCGCTCCACGATGGCATCGAACAACTCATCGCGGCCTGTGTTTCCGGCAGCCAGGTTTACTTCGACCGACCCGTTTCCATCCGGGTTGAAGGCAACCGACGTGCTCCTGCCGGCAGCCATGGCTGCAAGCGACAGGTTCTCAGCCGCACACCCGAGGCTGGCATAGAGATGATGGTTGTCAGGGTCCGCAGCAGGCGTTGCGCGTTTCATGTCCGGTCGGATGATCACGGTCTCCCCGGCTTGCGAGAACAGCCAGGGCTGGGTGTTGTGACTGTTGGCGGCCAGGGTCGCGTAGTGAACGAGATAGTTGAACTCACCGGCCTGCGACGGGGAAATTGCGCTCCAGGTTTCCAGCACTGCGTCCCGGTAGGCCGGACCGGCCCTGGTCAGCATATGGTATGCGGCACCGGCCGTAACCGCCGCCGCGCCGGTACCAATGACAACGTTTCTGCGTGTAACCATCAGATGCCACCTTTTGCCGGTTCTGATGATGTCAGTTTACCGCGATGTCACAGACATGGCCTTGCGCAAAATCAAAT includes the following:
- a CDS encoding YeeE/YedE thiosulfate transporter family protein, which produces MIELSPGTIAAIGGLAGGMALGFAARWGRFCTLGAIEDACLGGSRGRLSAWGLAIAVAIVGTYALDQSGIIDIAGSFYLISPTTLLATAFGSFLFGLGMSLVGTCGYGTLARVGGGDLKSVVTFLVLGITAYATMNGLSAYLRVYLFDVPTQLEQPAGIAHTAATHIGGTVHIWAYLFAAAIAAAALTSRDLRASPRFMMAGLIVGAAIVAGWFVTGYMANDPFDPHRLESFTFTGPPGDTLVYVMTATGASLQFGIGAVTGVILGATLTTLVQRHFRWEACDDAREMRRQILGGALMGFGGVTAVGCTVGQGLSAASLLAFTAPVALAAMFCGAWLGLQILVYGSVREVLQDTVNWLMRKQPDV
- a CDS encoding YeeE/YedE thiosulfate transporter family protein; its protein translation is MIEQLDLLREEYGTATLVVWGAFAIGVLFGIIAEFSRYCARAALAEWAPGSERSKAAANSHPRSKQYLAAVLVALVGTQALFVSQNIDLAQSIYWSVPIRPVALVAGGLLFGAGMVLAGGCVSRLLVLAASGNGRSIVTLLVTGIAGYATLRGILSYPRIWLESAWSLEAAPAQVYETGAVSSLSVAAGIAVVLVVLLALLVRKSGLKGVVTGALVGLVVVAGWAVTGIVGADDFDPTQLASLSFVAPAGETIQYLMIFTGDTIRFSVALLGGVLAGALVSALAGRRFSLTGFTAENSLARYLAGGLLMGFGGVTALGCSIGQGLSGISTASLSSVIAVLAIAAGGYGMMRLRASRTEDVVASGFQAAE
- a CDS encoding MBL fold metallo-hydrolase — encoded protein: MNVIRKTIAMLALCLFPLTAHADQNIPDQYPASLLYSKPVEVMPNVWTSIGATAPPGYDNAGHNNNLSFLVTGDGVIVINGGGSYGLAEALHTEIKTVTDQPVKLVIDENGQGHAALGNCYWAGQGVKILAHEDAAEEFTTNGHQILEAAKQRLKDRADKTCVKEPDETFSDKKDVSMGSMKVEVLHLGPAHSAGDTQVWLPEEKLVIAGDMAFHERLLPIFDDTDTAAWLETWENEFEKLGAVYVIPGHGHPTNMAQVRRYTRDYLIYLRGKIKDHIDAGGGLDKAFYVDQSPYKHLHTFDELATRNAGRVFQQMEFE
- a CDS encoding MBL fold metallo-hydrolase, with the protein product MLDRREFLATTFAAGVALPALHTPVFSKASFPVGQGTVDIVSDGHLELPTGMILGRVPEAERATFLAANNLPKDVVRSSLNLTLYRDGDRTVLFDVGSGPNFMPSAGKLGEALETAGIAADDVTHVVFTHAHPDHIWGVLDDFDELAFGNAEYLMSAPEWDYWFNPETVNKVPENRQSFAVGARRNMAAIEDKCSKFKAGEEVLPGIAAVDTAGHTPGHTSFHIQQGSDSVMVIGDVITNPLYSFSNPDWQMGTDSDAAQGVKARKMLLDRMAAEKMQIIGYHLPHPGTGYVERKGSAFAYVAS
- a CDS encoding flavodoxin family protein — translated: MRTLIIYYSRTGTTATIASALANRLDADKREIGCDRYTGGLLRYLQAGYDSVRGNLPEIEMAEFAAEQYDLVLIGTPVWTSHPALPVRALLARKPDLPARVAVFLTHGGHSPPQTCIDELAAMLPVPVEASLTFSSAQVSAGKFTDDIDGFASELESRTGQ
- a CDS encoding Acg family FMN-binding oxidoreductase — protein: MVTRRNVVIGTGAAAVTAGAAYHMLTRAGPAYRDAVLETWSAISPSQAGEFNYLVHYATLAANSHNTQPWLFSQAGETVIIRPDMKRATPAADPDNHHLYASLGCAAENLSLAAMAAGRSTSVAFNPDGNGSVEVNLAAGNTGRDELFDAIVERQCTRSEYDGRQVGQDDIRQLEKAAGMQGCRLIIIPDRDRIEQLLALAITANTVQVNDAKFAEELKHWLRFNGSQAAETRDGLYSACTGNPSLPPFLGRIMFDLLFSADSENDKLAKQVRSSSGLAVFVTEKDDKAHWVQSGRCYQRFALQATALGIRHAFVNQLVDVPAVRAEFAQLLGIAGKRADLVVRYGYAPAMPRSLRRPVDEVIV